In a genomic window of Homalodisca vitripennis isolate AUS2020 unplaced genomic scaffold, UT_GWSS_2.1 ScUCBcl_9302;HRSCAF=17749, whole genome shotgun sequence:
- the LOC124374637 gene encoding histone H2B, translating into MPPKASGKAVKKAGKAQKNITKGDKKKKRRRKESYAIYIYKVLKQVHPDTGVSSKAMSIMNSFVNDIFERIAAEASRLAHYNKRSTITSREIQTAVRLLLPGELAKHAVSEGTKAVTKYTSSK; encoded by the coding sequence ATGCCACCGAAAGCGAGCGGAAAAGCCGTCAAGAAGGCCGGCAAGGCCCAGAAGAACATCACCAAGGGCGACAAGAAGAAGAAGCGCAGGAGGAAGGAGAGTTATGCCATCTACATCTACAAGGTGCTGAAACAGGTCCACCCCGACACCGGCGTCTCCAGCAAGGCCATGTCCATCATGAACAGCTTCGTGAACGACATATTCGAGCGCATAGCCGCCGAAGCTTCCCGCCTGGCCCACTACAACAAGCGGTCGACCATCACGTCGCGGGAGATCCAGACCGCCGTCAGGCTCCTGTTGCCCGGCGAGTTGGCCAAGCACGCCGTGAGCGAGGGTACAAAGGCCGTGACCAAGTACACCAGCTCCAAGTAA
- the LOC124374635 gene encoding histone H2A, which translates to MSGRGKGGKVKGKAKSRSSRAGLQFPVGRIHRLLRKGNYAERVGAGAPVYLAAVMEYLAAEVLELAGNAARDNKKTRIIPRHLQLAIRNDEELNKLLSGVTIAQGGVLPNIQAVLLPKKTEKKA; encoded by the coding sequence ATGTCAGGACGAGGCAAAGGCGGTAAAGTGAAGGGAAAGGCAAAGTCCCGCTCGTCCAGGGCCGGTCTACAGTTCCCGGTCGGCAGGATCCACCGTCTGCTCCGCAAGGGCAACTACGCCGAGCGAGTGGGTGCCGGAGCTCCGGTATACCTGGCCGCCGTCATGGAGTATCTCGCCGCCGAGGTTCTCGAGTTGGCCGGTAACGCGGCCCGTGACAACAAGAAGACCAGGATCATTCCCCGTCACCTTCAGCTGGCCATCAGGAATGACGAGGAGCTGAACAAGCTCCTGTCCGGTGTCACCATCGCCCAGGGAGGTGTACTGCCAAACATCCAGGCCGTGCTCCTGCCCAAGAAGACCGAGAAGAAGGCCTAA